A part of Nodosilinea sp. FACHB-141 genomic DNA contains:
- a CDS encoding cupin domain-containing protein yields MTTTILSFQPTFTQLQEHIEYPKAGKLSKVLLQDQVCQYTLFCLTADTEISEHTSPRNAVVQCLEGKGVLTLEGKDIALEPGVFIVMPANAPHALKAIANLAFLLTLSKP; encoded by the coding sequence ATGACAACCACAATTCTTTCGTTTCAGCCAACCTTTACCCAGCTGCAAGAGCACATTGAGTATCCTAAAGCAGGTAAGTTGAGCAAAGTGCTCCTGCAAGACCAAGTCTGTCAATACACGCTCTTTTGCTTGACGGCAGACACCGAAATTTCAGAACATACTTCTCCCCGTAATGCCGTTGTTCAGTGCCTAGAGGGCAAAGGGGTATTGACATTAGAGGGCAAGGATATTGCTCTGGAGCCAGGGGTGTTTATTGTGATGCCCGCTAACGCGCCCCACGCCTTGAAGGCGATCGCGAATCTAGCTTTTTTGCTTACCCTCTCGAAGCCTTAG
- a CDS encoding DUF6875 domain-containing protein gives MLTTSKKAADIVYREKIQDWIKEFLGSPHPKLGRPGIVCPFVPRALRMDTIKSVVVHTEGLEEPQIADLVKSYRTQFLTMEPQQGDLAIYKAILLIFPDISGLFEQTALIDRIQQQLKPFFVEEGLMIGEFHEHNESPGLHNPDFRPLRSPIPMLAIRFMTELDLPFLSRSSDDPQVRMRYLNAYLQQISAINKDSKALATAHAALQIAQSQVANVAPNAKLIGENSSVPSSRCPVFKLKHLLNQQLHKIGF, from the coding sequence ATGCTCACAACATCCAAAAAAGCTGCGGATATCGTCTATAGAGAAAAAATTCAAGATTGGATAAAGGAGTTTTTGGGTAGCCCCCATCCTAAGTTAGGGCGGCCAGGAATTGTCTGTCCATTCGTGCCAAGAGCGCTGCGAATGGATACTATCAAAAGCGTCGTTGTCCACACCGAAGGCCTGGAAGAGCCTCAAATTGCCGATCTGGTGAAAAGCTATCGAACGCAGTTTTTGACAATGGAGCCACAGCAGGGTGATCTAGCTATATACAAAGCAATTTTACTGATTTTCCCAGATATTTCAGGGCTGTTTGAGCAGACAGCTTTAATTGATCGAATTCAGCAGCAATTAAAGCCCTTCTTTGTAGAAGAAGGGCTGATGATTGGAGAATTTCATGAGCATAACGAAAGCCCAGGGCTACACAATCCAGACTTTCGGCCTCTGCGGAGCCCGATCCCTATGCTGGCGATTCGATTTATGACTGAGCTTGATCTACCCTTTCTTAGTCGCTCCAGCGATGATCCTCAGGTGAGAATGCGCTACCTCAACGCCTATCTGCAGCAGATATCGGCCATAAACAAAGATTCTAAAGCGCTTGCAACGGCTCATGCTGCACTCCAGATTGCTCAAAGCCAGGTAGCTAATGTAGCTCCCAATGCAAAGTTGATTGGAGAAAATTCTTCAGTGCCCTCGAGTCGCTGTCCTGTGTTTAAACTAAAGCACCTTTTGAATCAGCAATTGCACAAAATTGGCTTTTAG
- a CDS encoding cyclopropane-fatty-acyl-phospholipid synthase family protein encodes MTAKQLNLKTAPGHEVLAAAGKKILRPSGRGATETLFTWVDFQPGDTVLELAASFGYSAIALAQRYGVKVVGVEKNHESVARARTSVEAAGLSDRVDIREGDIFHLERISEQFDYVLGEAILSMQSGPGKAKILQGVGDRLKPGGQFLSHEMLAQGARIEALNRELATTIRVNTAPLSEVGWQAASEAANLTVQQHQTGPMALLNPLRIAQEEGLGTLLSLGWNLLVHPLMRQRILAMRRVFTEYGDDLGYIILRAEKLNDSLKG; translated from the coding sequence ATGACGGCAAAACAGCTCAATCTCAAAACCGCTCCTGGCCATGAGGTGCTGGCCGCAGCGGGTAAAAAGATCCTGCGTCCCAGTGGGCGCGGGGCTACAGAAACGCTGTTCACCTGGGTTGACTTTCAACCCGGTGATACTGTGCTAGAACTGGCTGCCAGCTTTGGCTACAGCGCCATCGCCCTGGCCCAACGCTATGGCGTCAAGGTCGTGGGGGTCGAAAAAAATCATGAAAGTGTGGCCCGCGCCCGCACCAGTGTAGAAGCAGCGGGCCTGAGCGATCGCGTAGACATTCGCGAAGGCGATATTTTTCACCTAGAACGTATTTCCGAGCAGTTTGACTACGTGCTGGGCGAGGCAATTTTGTCGATGCAGTCGGGCCCTGGCAAGGCCAAAATTTTGCAGGGGGTGGGCGATCGCCTCAAACCCGGCGGACAGTTCCTCAGCCATGAAATGCTGGCTCAGGGTGCCCGCATTGAAGCCCTTAATCGAGAACTGGCTACCACCATTCGCGTTAATACAGCCCCATTGAGTGAGGTCGGCTGGCAGGCAGCCTCTGAGGCGGCAAATCTGACCGTGCAGCAGCACCAAACTGGCCCGATGGCCCTACTCAACCCGCTGCGCATTGCCCAAGAAGAAGGACTAGGTACGCTGCTCAGCTTGGGCTGGAATTTGCTCGTGCATCCACTCATGCGGCAGCGCATTCTAGCGATGCGGCGGGTGTTTACCGAGTACGGCGACGACCTAGGTTACATCATCCTCCGCGCTGAAAAACTGAATGATTCACTCAAGGGCTAA
- a CDS encoding Crp/Fnr family transcriptional regulator, with product MQVDAQQLQKIGLFKGLDLPLLSQLATHSSLNAYDTDETVFQEGDTLPACLYLLAAGSLRLTKVSESGKETILRLLGANEMFAAPAMFGNGQAPATATAMEPIEVLTIERESLLKGFQEAPELALHLLGILNQRLQHLHNRVHGLVSERAIVRLIHYLEHFVASAGTEAVPEGQRLRSHLTHYQIARSIGITYEECVRLFKQLKGAVAYQRGGKITILDPDKLTAIVQSQAN from the coding sequence ATGCAGGTCGATGCCCAGCAGCTTCAGAAAATTGGCCTGTTTAAAGGCTTAGACCTGCCGCTGCTGTCGCAGCTCGCCACCCACAGCAGCCTCAACGCCTACGACACTGATGAAACCGTATTTCAAGAGGGTGATACCCTGCCTGCCTGCCTCTATCTGCTGGCAGCGGGTTCGCTGCGCCTAACTAAAGTCTCTGAGTCAGGTAAAGAGACGATCTTGCGGCTGCTGGGGGCCAATGAGATGTTTGCGGCTCCAGCGATGTTTGGCAATGGCCAGGCCCCGGCAACCGCCACGGCGATGGAGCCGATTGAGGTGCTGACCATCGAGCGAGAATCCTTGCTGAAGGGGTTTCAGGAAGCTCCAGAGCTAGCGCTGCACCTGCTGGGCATCCTCAACCAGCGGCTTCAGCACCTGCACAACCGGGTGCATGGCCTGGTGTCAGAACGGGCGATCGTGCGGTTGATTCATTACCTGGAGCATTTTGTCGCCAGCGCCGGTACGGAGGCGGTGCCAGAGGGCCAACGGCTGCGATCGCACCTCACCCACTACCAAATCGCCCGTAGTATTGGCATCACTTACGAAGAGTGTGTTCGCCTGTTTAAGCAGCTCAAGGGAGCGGTGGCCTACCAGCGGGGCGGCAAAATAACCATTCTTGACCCCGATAAACTCACTGCCATCGTGCAGAGCCAGGCCAACTAG
- a CDS encoding glycoside hydrolase family 10 protein — translation MRRFCYLGLAILTALVIGIAKGAIGLLPVQAVVSAPAEIRGVWLTNVDSQVLFSEQAVKDSLQQLANNHFNTVYPAVWSWGYTLYPSQVAERATGYKQGLYPDLENQGRNEALEAAQGDRDMLLEVIRTAKDRGLSVIPWFEFGFMAPANSPLAQRHPDWLTQKQGVLPAASREQEGRHPRVWLNPFHPEVQQFILDLVAELMANYEVDGLQLDDHFSLPVAFGYDPYTINLYRQEHRGQAPPANPYDAEWTRWRADKITAFVDRVFWTVKARRPNAVLSVSPNPAAFAYTHHLQDWPRWREKGYIEELVVQIYRDNLASFRNALRDRALQQAHRHIPTGVGILSGLKDRPVPMALIQQQVQTARGMGFAGVSFFFYDTMWTVAEGETSSDRTQAMQRLFVTPRQRPSIARSPRPAVAGS, via the coding sequence ATGAGACGGTTTTGCTATTTAGGCCTCGCTATATTGACAGCCCTGGTGATCGGGATCGCCAAAGGCGCAATCGGTTTGTTGCCAGTGCAGGCCGTTGTCAGCGCACCCGCTGAAATTCGGGGAGTTTGGCTAACCAATGTTGATAGCCAGGTGCTTTTCTCAGAGCAAGCGGTCAAAGACTCGCTGCAACAGCTGGCCAACAACCACTTCAACACCGTCTACCCAGCAGTGTGGAGCTGGGGCTACACGCTCTATCCCAGCCAGGTAGCAGAACGAGCGACGGGCTACAAGCAGGGTCTCTATCCCGACTTAGAAAACCAGGGGCGCAATGAGGCATTAGAAGCCGCCCAGGGCGATCGCGACATGCTGCTCGAAGTGATTCGAACCGCCAAAGATCGTGGCCTCAGCGTTATTCCTTGGTTTGAGTTTGGCTTCATGGCCCCGGCCAACTCGCCCCTGGCCCAGCGCCATCCTGACTGGCTGACCCAAAAGCAGGGAGTTCTACCCGCTGCGAGCCGAGAACAGGAGGGCAGACACCCTCGGGTATGGCTTAATCCATTTCACCCAGAGGTGCAACAGTTCATCCTCGACCTGGTTGCCGAGCTGATGGCTAACTACGAGGTAGACGGGCTCCAGCTGGATGATCACTTCAGCTTGCCGGTAGCCTTTGGCTACGACCCCTACACCATCAACCTCTATCGGCAGGAGCATCGCGGCCAAGCGCCACCAGCCAACCCCTACGACGCTGAATGGACCCGCTGGCGAGCCGACAAAATTACCGCGTTTGTCGACCGGGTGTTTTGGACGGTCAAAGCAAGACGACCCAACGCGGTGCTGTCGGTTTCGCCCAACCCGGCTGCCTTTGCCTATACGCACCATCTCCAAGACTGGCCCCGCTGGCGAGAAAAGGGATACATCGAAGAGCTCGTCGTCCAGATCTATCGGGATAACCTGGCTAGCTTTCGCAACGCCCTTCGCGATCGCGCCCTTCAGCAGGCTCATCGCCATATCCCTACTGGCGTTGGCATTCTAAGCGGTTTGAAGGATCGACCTGTGCCCATGGCGCTAATTCAACAGCAGGTGCAGACGGCCCGAGGTATGGGCTTTGCTGGCGTCTCGTTTTTCTTCTACGACACAATGTGGACGGTAGCTGAGGGTGAAACCAGTAGCGATCGCACCCAAGCCATGCAGCGCCTGTTTGTTACCCCCCGACAGCGCCCCAGCATTGCCCGCAGTCCCAGGCCAGCGGTGGCTGGAAGTTGA